A window of the Streptomyces albireticuli genome harbors these coding sequences:
- a CDS encoding flavin reductase family protein, giving the protein MTATPALGTPALAAPELLRSVFRRHAAGVAVITAGGARPVGFTATSLTSVAAEPPLISFGVGTGSSSWPVLAEAEHVGVHILGEHQQELAGTFARSGADRFAPPTRWQEGPEGVPLLDGVLAWMVCRVVAKVPAGDHRLVLAEVVAGDPDGAGRPLVYHQGRFNGLRD; this is encoded by the coding sequence ATGACGGCCACGCCCGCTCTCGGCACGCCCGCCCTCGCCGCCCCCGAACTGCTGCGCTCCGTCTTCCGCCGGCACGCCGCCGGCGTCGCCGTGATCACGGCGGGCGGCGCGCGCCCGGTCGGTTTCACCGCCACCTCCCTCACCTCCGTCGCCGCCGAGCCCCCGCTGATCTCCTTCGGGGTGGGCACCGGCTCCTCCAGCTGGCCCGTGCTGGCCGAGGCCGAGCACGTCGGCGTGCACATACTCGGCGAGCACCAGCAGGAGCTGGCCGGCACCTTCGCGCGCAGCGGCGCCGACCGCTTCGCCCCGCCCACCCGCTGGCAGGAGGGCCCCGAGGGGGTGCCGCTGCTCGACGGCGTCCTGGCCTGGATGGTGTGCCGCGTCGTGGCCAAGGTGCCCGCCGGCGACCACCGCCTCGTGCTCGCCGAGGTCGTGGCCGGCGACCCCGACGGGGCGGGCCGCCCGCTCGTCTACCACCAGGGGCGCTTCAACGGTCTGCGGGACTGA
- a CDS encoding TlpA family protein disulfide reductase — protein sequence MPGRDGKVRLDAADIGAELGERATLVQFSSAFCQPCRATRRTLAEVAAMVEGVAHVEIDAEARLGLVRALEIAATPTTLVLDARGRIVRRAAGQPRKADVIAALGAAL from the coding sequence GTGCCGGGGCGGGACGGGAAGGTGCGGCTCGACGCCGCGGACATCGGCGCGGAGCTGGGGGAGCGGGCCACGCTCGTCCAGTTCTCCAGCGCCTTCTGCCAGCCCTGCCGGGCTACCAGACGCACGCTCGCGGAGGTCGCGGCCATGGTCGAGGGCGTCGCCCATGTGGAGATCGACGCCGAGGCCCGCCTCGGCCTCGTGCGCGCCCTGGAGATCGCCGCCACCCCCACCACGCTCGTCCTGGACGCGCGCGGCCGGATCGTGCGCCGGGCCGCCGGGCAGCCGAGGAAGGCCGATGTCATCGCGGCCCTGGGCGCGGCCCTGTGA
- a CDS encoding lysophospholipid acyltransferase family protein, protein MAELVYPPVIGTARTMFKALDLRFDIQGTEHVPRRGGAVLVSNHIGYLDFIFCGLAARPAKRLVRFMAKESVFRHKVSGPLMRAMKHIPVDRAAGMDAYKHALSALRSGEIIGVFPEATISQSFTLKNFKSGAARLAQEAGVPLLPMALWGTQRLWTKGHKRNLGRNHIPITMRVGEPMSADPAEHADTVTERVRGRVQELLEAAQRAYPVRPKDASDTWWIPAHLGGTAPTPAEAAVLDRR, encoded by the coding sequence ATGGCAGAGCTCGTCTACCCCCCGGTGATCGGTACCGCCCGCACCATGTTCAAGGCGTTGGACCTGCGCTTCGACATCCAGGGCACCGAGCACGTTCCGCGGCGCGGCGGGGCGGTCCTGGTGAGCAACCACATCGGGTACCTGGACTTCATCTTCTGCGGCCTGGCCGCCCGGCCCGCCAAGCGGCTGGTGCGCTTCATGGCGAAGGAGTCGGTGTTCCGGCACAAGGTGTCGGGGCCGCTGATGCGGGCGATGAAGCACATCCCCGTGGACCGCGCGGCCGGCATGGACGCCTACAAGCACGCGCTGTCCGCGCTCCGCTCGGGCGAGATCATCGGGGTCTTCCCGGAGGCGACGATCTCGCAGTCGTTCACGCTGAAGAACTTCAAGTCGGGCGCGGCCCGGCTGGCGCAGGAGGCGGGGGTGCCGCTGCTCCCGATGGCGCTGTGGGGCACCCAGCGGCTGTGGACCAAGGGGCACAAGCGGAATCTGGGCCGCAACCACATCCCGATCACGATGCGGGTGGGCGAGCCCATGAGCGCCGATCCGGCCGAGCACGCGGACACGGTGACCGAGCGGGTGCGCGGGCGCGTCCAGGAGCTGCTGGAGGCCGCCCAGCGGGCCTATCCCGTGCGCCCCAAGGACGCCTCGGACACCTGGTGGATCCCGGCGCACCTGGGCGGTACGGCGCCGACCCCGGCCGAGGCGGCGGTCCTGGACCGCCGCTAG
- a CDS encoding threonine aldolase family protein — translation MADSATVTQAPSPGATDAIRRHDPEVRGFASDNYAGAHPEILAALALANGGHQVAYGEDDYTAHLQDVMRAHFGPTAEAFPVFNGTGANVVALQAATERWGAVVCAASAHINVDECGAPERVGGLKLLTVPTEHGKLTPELIDREAWGWEDEHRAQPQVVSITQTTELGTCYTPEEIREICDHAHERGMKVHLDGARIANAAATLGVPLRAFTTDAGVDLLSFGGTKNGMVFGECVVVLNPDAVRAMKHLRKMSMQLASKMRFVSAQFEALLTGDLWLRSATHANAMAGRLAEGVRSVEGVEVLHPVQSNAVFARLPHDVSERLQKRYRFYFWDEAAGDVRWMCSFDTTEADVDAFAAAIAEEMGKR, via the coding sequence GTGGCTGACTCCGCAACCGTGACCCAGGCACCCTCCCCGGGGGCGACCGACGCGATACGCCGGCACGACCCCGAGGTGCGCGGCTTCGCCAGCGACAACTACGCGGGCGCCCACCCCGAGATCCTCGCGGCGCTCGCCCTCGCCAACGGCGGCCACCAGGTCGCCTACGGCGAGGACGACTACACCGCCCATCTCCAGGACGTGATGCGCGCCCACTTCGGGCCGACCGCCGAGGCCTTCCCGGTCTTCAACGGCACGGGCGCCAACGTGGTCGCCCTCCAGGCGGCCACCGAGCGCTGGGGCGCGGTCGTCTGCGCCGCCTCCGCGCACATCAACGTCGACGAGTGCGGGGCGCCCGAGCGGGTCGGCGGCCTCAAGCTGCTGACCGTGCCGACCGAGCACGGCAAGCTCACCCCCGAGCTCATCGACCGCGAGGCCTGGGGCTGGGAGGACGAGCACCGCGCGCAGCCGCAGGTCGTCTCGATCACCCAGACCACCGAGCTGGGCACCTGCTACACCCCGGAGGAGATCCGGGAGATCTGCGACCACGCCCACGAGCGCGGCATGAAGGTCCACCTGGACGGCGCGCGGATCGCCAACGCGGCGGCCACGCTGGGCGTCCCGCTGCGCGCCTTCACCACCGACGCGGGCGTGGACCTGCTCTCCTTCGGCGGCACGAAGAACGGCATGGTCTTCGGCGAGTGCGTCGTCGTGCTCAACCCCGACGCCGTGCGGGCGATGAAGCACCTGCGCAAGATGTCGATGCAGCTCGCCTCCAAGATGCGCTTCGTCTCCGCGCAGTTCGAGGCCCTGCTCACCGGCGACCTGTGGCTGCGCAGCGCCACGCACGCCAACGCCATGGCCGGCCGGCTGGCCGAGGGCGTGCGCTCCGTCGAAGGCGTCGAGGTGCTGCACCCGGTGCAGTCCAACGCCGTCTTCGCCCGGCTCCCGCACGACGTCAGCGAGCGCCTCCAGAAGCGCTACCGCTTCTACTTCTGGGACGAGGCGGCCGGCGACGTCCGCTGGATGTGCTCCTTCGACACCACCGAGGCCGACGTGGACGCCTTCGCCGCGGCGATCGCGGAGGAGATGGGCAAGCGGTAA
- a CDS encoding SDR family NAD(P)-dependent oxidoreductase codes for MSIPTNGGRLDGAVVAVAGAAGPAGRAALLRLAEAGATVVASDADAARLAEAVDAARYAHGGATVTGDTVDLLDLDATRAWVDRTEKEFGRIDGLVHLVGGWRGSSTFAETDLADWELLEKLLIRTVQHTSLAFEGALQRSGNGRYLLISAAGASKPTAGNAAYAASKAAAEAWTLALADSFRKAGGDEGPKAAAAILVIKALVHDAMRAERPTAKFAGFTDVKDLAEAIVGVWDMPAQEVNGTRQWLTPQP; via the coding sequence TCCGACGAACGGCGGCCGCCTGGACGGCGCCGTGGTGGCGGTGGCGGGAGCGGCCGGCCCGGCCGGCCGCGCGGCCCTGCTGCGCCTGGCGGAGGCCGGTGCCACGGTCGTCGCCTCCGACGCCGACGCCGCACGCCTCGCCGAGGCCGTGGACGCCGCCCGCTACGCCCACGGCGGCGCCACCGTCACCGGCGACACCGTCGACCTCCTGGACCTCGACGCCACCCGCGCCTGGGTGGACCGCACCGAGAAGGAGTTCGGCCGCATCGACGGCCTCGTCCACCTCGTGGGCGGCTGGCGCGGCTCGTCGACCTTCGCCGAGACCGACCTCGCCGACTGGGAGCTGCTGGAGAAGCTGCTCATCCGCACGGTGCAGCACACCTCGCTCGCCTTCGAGGGTGCCCTCCAGCGCAGCGGCAACGGCCGCTATCTGCTGATCAGCGCCGCCGGCGCCAGCAAGCCCACCGCCGGCAACGCCGCCTACGCCGCCTCCAAGGCCGCGGCCGAGGCGTGGACGCTCGCGCTCGCCGACTCCTTCCGCAAGGCGGGGGGCGACGAGGGCCCGAAGGCGGCCGCTGCCATCCTGGTGATCAAGGCGCTGGTGCACGACGCCATGCGCGCCGAGCGCCCGACCGCGAAATTCGCGGGCTTCACGGACGTCAAGGACCTGGCCGAGGCCATCGTCGGCGTCTGGGACATGCCCGCCCAGGAAGTGAACGGAACCCGTCAGTGGCTGACTCCGCAACCGTGA